The Thalassotalea sp. 273M-4 genome includes a region encoding these proteins:
- a CDS encoding DUF2164 domain-containing protein, with protein sequence MSSITLNSEQKQALVGKLQRYFEDELHQELGQFDGEFLLDFIASEMGSVFYNQGLYDAQAILSAKMDDISDAILQIEQPVDI encoded by the coding sequence ATGAGTTCAATAACGCTAAACTCAGAGCAAAAACAGGCTTTGGTTGGTAAATTACAACGCTATTTTGAAGACGAGCTACACCAAGAACTTGGTCAATTTGATGGCGAGTTTTTATTAGACTTTATCGCCAGTGAAATGGGCAGTGTGTTTTACAACCAAGGGCTCTATGATGCACAAGCCATATTATCAGCGAAAATGGACGATATTAGTGATGCCATTTTACAAATAGAACAGCCGGTGGACATCTAA
- a CDS encoding alpha/beta hydrolase-fold protein: protein MTIKSLLIAISSFTLFSCAQTTHSDPSHSAFAPRSAGANVAADFSRPLDDQLVRHSFLSSLDNSERDYFVYLPRGYDKNPNKKWPVLLFLHGNGERGNGKSELGYVLKHGPLYEAWIQKKPLDFIIIAPQLPMFGMDKYADYLKNRDITSIPQRLPQSIPTREPDFVTSEPMAQELAIKDMSNIKPLLPMGWEQIENDLLQMLKDVAQHYHTDQTRVYLSGLSYGGFGTWYMASKHPEMFAAIAPVVGWGHPTLMAPIAKAQLPVWAFAGGRDRVILAKHFFAGINKLEALGHQQVQFTIHQDMGHDAWKRVYAGDDLYNWFLQHKKPRPQQ, encoded by the coding sequence ATGACAATAAAATCATTACTTATCGCGATAAGCTCTTTTACTCTCTTTTCTTGTGCTCAAACAACTCACAGTGACCCTTCTCACTCCGCCTTTGCGCCGAGATCAGCGGGTGCCAACGTTGCAGCCGACTTCAGCCGCCCTTTAGATGATCAATTGGTGCGTCACAGTTTTTTGAGTTCATTAGACAATAGCGAACGTGACTATTTTGTTTATTTACCAAGGGGATATGATAAAAACCCTAACAAGAAATGGCCTGTACTGTTGTTTTTACACGGCAATGGTGAGCGCGGAAATGGCAAAAGTGAACTGGGCTACGTGTTAAAACACGGACCACTGTACGAGGCTTGGATACAAAAAAAACCTCTCGATTTCATTATTATTGCACCTCAACTGCCGATGTTTGGGATGGATAAATATGCTGACTATTTAAAAAATCGAGATATTACGAGCATCCCACAACGATTACCCCAAAGTATCCCTACGAGAGAGCCGGACTTTGTTACTTCGGAGCCGATGGCGCAAGAGCTCGCTATAAAAGATATGAGCAATATCAAACCTCTTCTCCCAATGGGATGGGAACAAATCGAAAATGACTTATTGCAGATGTTAAAGGATGTTGCGCAACATTATCACACCGACCAAACGCGGGTTTACTTATCTGGATTAAGCTATGGTGGTTTTGGTACTTGGTATATGGCCAGTAAACACCCTGAAATGTTCGCAGCCATTGCCCCTGTTGTGGGCTGGGGACACCCAACATTAATGGCCCCGATAGCCAAAGCTCAGTTACCGGTTTGGGCGTTTGCAGGAGGTCGTGACCGGGTTATATTGGCTAAACACTTCTTTGCAGGAATCAATAAACTGGAAGCTTTAGGTCACCAACAGGTACAATTTACCATTCATCAAGATATGGGCCACGATGCCTGGAAACGGGTATATGCAGGTGATGATTTATACAATTGGTTTTTACAGCATAAAAAACCCCGCCCCCAACAGTAA
- a CDS encoding sugar phosphorylase codes for MIKSRSIDSPNSKLSDLLTRLVSHLDIIYPERPNNLVLAKQMASIMGVEDGGHATISHTNHWDQSDIFLITYADSIQHDNQYPLATLSEFMQTHVKNTISSIHLLPFYPYSSDDGFSVIDYYQVNQAMGDWHHIEQLATQYNIMADVVINHCSARSGWFENFKQGKEPGKNFFFEASPEQDTSMVVRPRTHELLKEVDTLDGKKYVWCTFSHDQVDFDFRNPEVLKEFVSIIRFYLNKGINVFRFDAIAFLWKEANSPCINLVQTHEIVKLLRLLVEKKHPSAIIITETNIPNRQNLMYFGNANEAHAIYNFSLPPLLIQTLVTGNCKHLKTWLMTQPPAQNGTTYFNFIASHDGIGLRPVEGILSDDETDEMINTMLNFGGKVSWRAVKGGKNQAYEINISLYDALSGTTKGLDNLQFQRFICAHAIMLAIEGIPAFYIHSLLATPNDFERVVNTGQNRSINRHKWAYDALITELENSHSHHHLVFKELSRLINIRKQQSALHPNATQYTLHLGTAIFAFWRQSPDRKQSLFAINNVSDEPQTLNLNELNLISLDQWVDLISETLYTNLDEQITLAPYQTLWLSNKPSDKS; via the coding sequence ATGATTAAAAGCCGTTCCATTGATAGCCCAAATTCAAAACTAAGCGATCTCTTAACGCGCTTAGTTTCGCATTTAGATATTATTTACCCAGAACGCCCTAACAACCTTGTACTAGCAAAACAAATGGCCAGTATTATGGGGGTTGAAGATGGTGGCCATGCTACCATTTCTCATACCAATCATTGGGATCAATCGGATATTTTTTTAATTACTTATGCCGACAGTATTCAACACGACAATCAGTACCCTTTAGCAACGTTGTCTGAGTTTATGCAAACTCATGTCAAAAATACCATTTCAAGCATTCATTTATTACCCTTTTATCCTTACAGCTCTGATGATGGCTTTTCGGTCATTGATTATTATCAGGTCAACCAAGCGATGGGCGACTGGCATCATATTGAACAGCTAGCAACGCAATATAACATTATGGCCGATGTGGTGATAAACCATTGTTCGGCTCGAAGTGGTTGGTTTGAAAACTTCAAACAGGGTAAAGAACCTGGCAAAAACTTCTTTTTTGAAGCGAGCCCTGAGCAAGATACCAGCATGGTCGTTCGACCTCGTACGCACGAATTACTCAAAGAGGTTGATACCCTGGATGGTAAAAAGTACGTTTGGTGTACCTTTAGTCATGATCAGGTCGACTTTGATTTTCGCAACCCTGAAGTCCTAAAAGAGTTTGTCTCAATCATTCGCTTTTACCTCAACAAAGGGATCAACGTATTTCGCTTTGATGCCATCGCGTTTTTATGGAAAGAGGCCAACAGCCCCTGCATTAATTTGGTTCAAACCCATGAAATAGTGAAACTGCTACGCTTACTAGTCGAAAAAAAACACCCTTCAGCGATTATTATTACCGAAACGAATATCCCTAACCGACAAAACTTAATGTACTTTGGCAATGCCAACGAAGCCCATGCAATTTATAATTTTTCATTGCCTCCCCTGCTTATTCAAACGTTAGTTACCGGTAATTGTAAGCATTTAAAAACCTGGTTAATGACCCAGCCACCGGCGCAAAATGGCACCACTTACTTTAATTTTATTGCCTCTCATGATGGTATTGGTTTACGTCCTGTAGAAGGTATTTTAAGCGACGATGAAACCGACGAAATGATCAATACCATGCTAAATTTTGGCGGCAAGGTATCTTGGCGAGCCGTAAAAGGCGGTAAAAACCAAGCTTATGAAATTAACATCAGCTTATACGATGCCTTAAGTGGTACCACCAAAGGCCTCGACAACCTGCAATTTCAACGATTTATTTGTGCGCATGCAATTATGCTCGCCATTGAAGGCATTCCCGCGTTTTATATTCACAGTTTATTAGCAACACCAAACGATTTCGAGCGCGTTGTAAATACCGGACAAAATAGGAGTATTAACCGCCATAAATGGGCATATGATGCGCTTATAACCGAGCTTGAAAACAGTCACTCACATCACCATTTGGTGTTTAAAGAATTGTCTCGCCTGATTAATATTCGTAAACAACAATCGGCACTGCATCCAAATGCCACCCAATACACCTTACATTTAGGCACCGCCATTTTTGCCTTTTGGCGCCAAAGTCCAGATCGCAAACAAAGCCTTTTCGCGATAAATAATGTCAGTGATGAGCCTCAAACACTCAACCTGAATGAGCTTAATTTAATTTCATTAGATCAGTGGGTTGATCTTATTAGCGAGACTTTATATACCAACTTAGATGAACAAATTACCCTAGCGCCCTACCAAACTTTGTGGCTAAGCAACAAACCCAGCGACAAAAGTTAA
- a CDS encoding glycosyl transferase, with translation MGDFYQNGIITTLHNLSRRPVEDVEAELSEFSKKRPMGLVLPSLYSELQTKALPNIVNELKEVPYLSQIVIGLDKADETEYRHALEFFAQLPQHHRVLWNDGPRLKAIDKELKELGLAPEQMGKGRNVWYCFGYMLACNQVESIALHDCDILTYDRNLLARLIYPVANPKFNYEFCKGYYARTANGTLNGRVSRLLVTPLIRALKKQVDDTEYLDYLDSYRYPLAGEFSFRIDVLNDLRIPSDWGLEIGVLAEMKRNYATNRLCQVDIADIYDHKHQDLSAEDENGGLSKMSIDIAKALFRKLAIQGTVFNAGRFRTIKATYYRIALDFIETYKNDAIINGLDLDVHKEEKAVELFAENIIKAGQKFLEDPMETPFIPSWNRVINAKPDIFDRLKLAVEQDNAEFSQKIMNTKSA, from the coding sequence ATGGGCGATTTTTATCAAAATGGCATTATTACCACGTTACATAATTTATCTCGCCGCCCTGTAGAAGACGTAGAGGCGGAGCTATCCGAATTTTCTAAAAAGCGACCAATGGGACTGGTTTTACCGAGCCTTTATTCTGAATTACAAACTAAGGCCTTGCCCAATATTGTTAACGAATTAAAGGAGGTCCCTTACCTATCTCAAATCGTAATTGGTTTAGATAAGGCGGATGAAACAGAATATCGTCATGCATTAGAATTTTTTGCGCAATTACCGCAACATCATAGGGTTCTTTGGAATGACGGCCCGCGCCTAAAAGCCATTGATAAAGAGTTAAAAGAACTTGGCTTAGCACCGGAACAAATGGGCAAAGGACGTAATGTTTGGTATTGCTTTGGTTATATGCTGGCCTGCAATCAGGTTGAATCAATCGCCCTACATGATTGCGATATTTTAACCTATGATCGCAATCTTTTAGCTCGCTTAATTTACCCTGTCGCTAACCCTAAATTTAATTATGAATTTTGTAAAGGCTACTACGCCCGCACCGCTAACGGAACCTTAAATGGTCGGGTCAGCCGTTTGTTGGTGACGCCGTTAATTAGAGCCCTTAAAAAGCAAGTCGATGATACAGAGTATTTAGATTATTTAGACAGTTACCGTTATCCGCTGGCGGGTGAATTTTCATTTAGAATTGATGTCTTAAACGATTTACGGATCCCAAGTGACTGGGGTTTAGAAATTGGTGTTCTGGCCGAAATGAAACGCAATTACGCCACCAATCGTTTATGTCAGGTCGACATTGCCGATATTTACGATCACAAGCATCAAGATTTGTCGGCTGAAGATGAAAATGGTGGTTTATCAAAAATGTCGATAGACATCGCCAAAGCGCTATTTCGTAAGCTCGCGATTCAAGGCACTGTATTTAACGCTGGCCGTTTTCGTACGATTAAAGCCACCTATTATCGAATCGCATTGGATTTTATCGAAACCTACAAAAATGACGCCATCATTAACGGTCTCGATTTAGATGTTCACAAAGAAGAAAAGGCGGTGGAGTTATTTGCCGAGAATATCATTAAAGCCGGTCAGAAATTTTTAGAAGATCCTATGGAAACGCCATTTATTCCAAGCTGGAACCGCGTTATTAATGCCAAGCCCGATATTTTTGACCGTCTAAAACTCGCAGTTGAACAAGACAACGCTGAATTTAGCCAAAAGATCATGAATACAAAATCAGCGTAA
- a CDS encoding HAD-IIB family hydrolase, translated as MAQEYIISTDLDGTLLDHHTYKFYKAIPALEYCQQLSVPIIFNTSKTFAETEKLCKQLNNNHPFIIENGSALYIPKGYFTEALLERFEKSDAGQYWLLHFGLNRSEILSRLTTLKAGHNYQFTGFAGLSMRDLANDCGLSMEQAAMAKERQFSEPLKWQDSQVKMEAFKKHLQLFGLYGLEGGRYLHVQGQSNKAKPLLFLKSLYEQASKDSGAKHKLIALGDSGNDRAMLECADIAVVIQSPTHKDPIIDTHKNLIRSKGIGPSGWNETILSILQPQANQTTL; from the coding sequence GTGGCGCAAGAATATATTATCTCGACGGACTTAGATGGCACGTTACTCGATCACCATACTTACAAATTTTACAAAGCCATTCCTGCGCTTGAATACTGTCAGCAACTATCTGTACCCATTATTTTTAATACCAGCAAAACCTTTGCAGAAACTGAAAAGCTGTGCAAGCAGCTCAATAATAATCACCCTTTTATCATTGAAAACGGTTCGGCGTTATATATTCCAAAAGGCTACTTTACAGAGGCGTTATTAGAGCGCTTTGAAAAATCTGATGCTGGCCAATATTGGTTATTACATTTTGGTTTAAATCGCAGTGAAATCTTATCGCGATTAACCACGTTAAAAGCCGGTCATAATTATCAGTTTACCGGCTTTGCTGGTCTGTCTATGCGCGATCTGGCCAATGACTGTGGTTTGTCAATGGAGCAAGCGGCAATGGCCAAAGAAAGACAGTTTTCAGAGCCACTAAAGTGGCAAGATAGTCAGGTAAAAATGGAAGCATTTAAAAAGCATTTACAGCTCTTTGGCTTATACGGCTTAGAAGGGGGGCGTTATTTACATGTGCAAGGCCAGAGTAATAAAGCCAAACCCTTACTGTTTTTAAAATCTTTGTACGAGCAGGCGTCGAAGGATTCAGGCGCTAAGCATAAATTAATAGCCTTAGGTGATAGTGGTAACGATAGAGCAATGCTTGAATGTGCCGATATTGCTGTGGTTATTCAATCACCTACTCATAAAGATCCAATTATCGATACGCATAAAAACCTTATCCGCTCCAAGGGCATAGGACCTAGTGGCTGGAACGAAACCATATTATCTATTTTGCAACCGCAAGCAAATCAAACGACTTTATAG
- a CDS encoding FAD-dependent oxidoreductase, which translates to MSKNVYQFVDVKRIDPPKKDINERKTNFVEIYQPLSDEQSAGQADRCIDCGNPYCEWKCPVHNYIPQWLELVTEGKIFEAADLCHQTNSLPEMCGRVCPQDRLCESTCTLNDEFGAVTIGNIEKYITDTAFAQGWKPDLSHVVSTGKTVAVIGAGPAGLACADVLTRNGVKAVVYDKQSEIGGLLTFGIPAFKLEKDVVIKRRHIFEQMGIEFKLNINVGKDIPFHDISEQYDAVFLALGTYTDMTGGFEHESATGVYNALDYLIANTQKIMGIERGAKPYTNFNNKKVVVLGGGDTAMDCVRTAIRQGASEVTCAYRRDKENMPGSPREVQNATEEGVDFQFNLQPLDISVDAHGVANGVKFVRTELGEPDANGRRSPKPIEGSEFIMPADAVVIAFGFLPSPPKWMQDAGVKVDSRGRVIASEHSNFAMQTSKQNIFAGGDMVRGSDLVVTAIDEGRKAALGILDFVLAEELIHFQQA; encoded by the coding sequence ATGAGTAAAAATGTATATCAATTTGTTGACGTTAAGCGTATTGATCCGCCTAAAAAGGACATTAATGAACGCAAAACCAATTTCGTTGAAATTTACCAACCATTAAGCGATGAACAAAGCGCGGGTCAAGCAGACCGTTGCATAGACTGCGGTAATCCTTACTGTGAATGGAAATGCCCTGTACATAACTACATCCCACAATGGCTTGAACTGGTTACCGAAGGAAAAATATTTGAAGCCGCCGATTTATGCCATCAAACCAATTCTCTGCCAGAAATGTGCGGCCGTGTTTGTCCACAAGACAGATTATGTGAGTCTACGTGTACCCTAAATGATGAGTTTGGGGCGGTGACCATTGGTAATATTGAAAAATACATTACCGATACCGCTTTTGCTCAAGGTTGGAAACCCGACTTGTCGCATGTCGTGTCTACAGGTAAAACCGTTGCCGTTATTGGCGCGGGTCCGGCCGGTTTAGCGTGTGCCGATGTTTTAACCCGAAACGGGGTAAAGGCGGTAGTGTATGACAAGCAATCAGAAATAGGCGGCTTACTAACCTTTGGTATTCCGGCATTTAAATTAGAAAAAGATGTCGTGATCAAACGTCGCCACATTTTTGAACAAATGGGCATAGAGTTTAAACTCAATATTAATGTGGGTAAGGACATCCCTTTTCATGATATTAGCGAGCAATACGATGCAGTATTTTTAGCATTGGGCACCTATACCGACATGACCGGTGGTTTTGAACATGAATCTGCAACCGGTGTATACAACGCCTTAGATTATTTGATTGCAAATACCCAAAAAATCATGGGCATTGAACGAGGTGCTAAACCCTACACCAACTTTAACAATAAAAAAGTGGTTGTTTTAGGTGGTGGTGATACGGCGATGGACTGTGTGCGTACGGCCATTAGACAAGGTGCCAGTGAGGTTACCTGTGCGTATCGTCGCGACAAAGAAAACATGCCAGGCTCCCCGCGCGAAGTACAAAATGCGACCGAAGAAGGCGTTGATTTTCAGTTTAATTTACAGCCGTTAGATATCTCGGTGGATGCTCATGGGGTTGCCAACGGAGTTAAGTTCGTAAGAACCGAACTTGGTGAACCTGATGCTAATGGCCGTCGTAGTCCTAAACCGATTGAAGGTAGTGAGTTTATTATGCCTGCAGATGCTGTGGTGATAGCCTTTGGTTTCTTGCCAAGCCCACCTAAATGGATGCAAGATGCGGGGGTGAAAGTTGACTCACGTGGTCGAGTAATCGCATCAGAGCATTCTAACTTTGCTATGCAAACCAGTAAGCAAAATATTTTTGCCGGTGGTGATATGGTGCGAGGTTCTGACTTAGTGGTCACCGCCATTGATGAAGGGCGCAAAGCCGCTTTAGGCATTTTAGATTTCGTCTTGGCTGAAGAGCTGATTCACTTTCAGCAAGCTTAA